The Methanoculleus marisnigri JR1 genome window below encodes:
- a CDS encoding DUF167 domain-containing protein, protein MDTYADAVAETSHGVTITLDVTAGAKRSSFPAGYNEWRKSIKCQIAAPAVGGKANRAITDLLAETFGVPRADVSIITGHTSSSKTVAIAGVSKSHALVRLNAADA, encoded by the coding sequence ATGGACACCTATGCCGATGCCGTCGCCGAAACCTCGCACGGGGTGACTATCACGCTCGACGTCACGGCGGGTGCAAAGCGCTCCTCGTTTCCGGCGGGTTACAACGAATGGCGCAAGAGTATTAAGTGCCAGATCGCGGCCCCCGCCGTCGGCGGAAAAGCAAACCGCGCTATCACCGACCTTCTCGCGGAGACGTTCGGCGTGCCCCGCGCCGACGTGAGCATAATCACCGGACACACGTCTTCCTCAAAGACCGTAGCAATCGCCGGCGTATCGAAATCGCATGCTCTCGTGCGCCTGAACGCCGCCGATGCATGA
- the dnaG gene encoding DNA primase DnaG, whose protein sequence is MYSPDTTKYLIHLILQIEGVVDKPDVVGAIFGQTEGLLGEDLDLRDLQRTGRVGRIDVQITTKRGETKGVILISSSLDRAETALLASSLETIDRVGPCTAHVRVDRIEDIRVTKRRKIVERAKELLLEDFDEGSINSDDLLDEVREAIRIEKLEYLGEEKVHAGPNVIDSDAIIIVEGRADVINLLRYGIKNAVAVEGTNVPRIIIDLCSQKTATTLLDGDRGGELILRELLQVAEIDFVAYSPRGKSVEEMSRKEIVKALRNKVPAVGIIDQPPAEENVERLPPSAAPAEVRAPAGAGRTSEGERPPRREWDSKPPSTLGEHMADVRDKKIARFLSPDYTVLLESNATDVEGALQNLNGDVEGLVVDRIIDQKLLDQLGGRDIEFVAARDFKGIIKRPLSIRLIKIG, encoded by the coding sequence ATGTATTCACCGGATACAACAAAGTATCTCATTCATCTTATCCTGCAGATCGAGGGGGTGGTCGACAAGCCCGACGTGGTGGGCGCCATCTTCGGCCAGACCGAGGGGTTGCTCGGCGAAGACCTCGACCTGCGCGATTTACAGAGAACCGGCCGCGTCGGCCGGATCGATGTCCAGATCACCACGAAACGAGGAGAGACAAAAGGCGTGATACTCATCTCGTCTTCACTCGACCGGGCGGAGACCGCGCTCCTCGCCTCGTCGCTCGAAACGATCGACCGGGTCGGGCCGTGCACGGCGCACGTGAGGGTCGACCGCATCGAAGACATCCGGGTGACCAAACGGCGCAAGATCGTCGAACGCGCCAAAGAACTCCTTCTCGAGGACTTCGACGAGGGCTCCATCAACAGCGACGATCTGCTCGACGAGGTCAGGGAAGCCATCAGGATCGAGAAACTCGAGTACCTCGGCGAAGAAAAGGTGCACGCGGGGCCGAACGTCATAGACTCCGACGCCATCATCATCGTCGAAGGACGGGCCGACGTCATCAACCTGCTGCGCTACGGGATCAAAAATGCCGTTGCGGTCGAAGGAACCAACGTTCCGCGCATCATCATCGATCTCTGTTCGCAGAAGACCGCGACGACCCTGCTCGACGGCGACCGGGGCGGAGAATTGATCCTCCGCGAACTCCTCCAGGTCGCCGAGATCGACTTCGTGGCCTACAGTCCCCGGGGAAAGAGCGTCGAGGAGATGAGCCGCAAAGAGATCGTCAAGGCGCTCCGGAACAAAGTGCCTGCAGTGGGGATCATCGACCAGCCTCCCGCCGAGGAGAACGTCGAGCGGTTGCCTCCGAGTGCGGCCCCCGCCGAGGTGCGGGCTCCTGCCGGTGCCGGAAGGACAAGCGAAGGCGAGCGGCCGCCACGCCGGGAATGGGATTCAAAGCCCCCCTCGACGCTCGGGGAGCACATGGCCGACGTCCGGGACAAAAAGATTGCGCGGTTCCTCTCCCCGGATTACACCGTCCTCCTGGAATCCAACGCAACCGACGTCGAGGGCGCACTCCAGAACCTGAACGGCGACGTCGAAGGGCTCGTCGTCGATCGGATCATCGACCAGAAACTCCTCGATCAACTCGGGGGGAGGGACATCGAGTTCGTGGCTGCCCGGGACTTTAAGGGGATAATAAAGCGCCCGCTCTCCATCAGGCTCATAAAGATAGGGTGA
- a CDS encoding DUF2156 domain-containing protein, with amino-acid sequence MLKLTDFKPVSLDDRDLFREHYRQFPQVHSDNTFANMVCWNHYADYRFIEVEGSIVLSSTIDGVTAFRMPIGPRNPELVGDVVDLAAREGGDTPLWVLDPANEALIRELYPALPLHANRNFFDYIYRTEALADLAGKGYATIRRQVNRFGREYQYTVEKITEENINEVWEFLVVWCEWRDCDSEPVLAAEKEAILFAVNHFFPIGLEGWIVRIGGTIGAISIVGPVNESMAVVHFEKALPETYPGIYKVITTETAAGLRDRYRYVNRECDMGVPGLRESKTRYHPAYMVEVYYATREDLEACCR; translated from the coding sequence ATGCTGAAACTGACCGACTTCAAGCCCGTGAGCCTGGACGATCGCGACCTCTTCCGGGAGCACTACCGGCAGTTCCCCCAGGTGCACAGCGACAACACGTTCGCGAACATGGTCTGCTGGAACCATTACGCCGACTACCGTTTCATAGAGGTCGAAGGTTCGATCGTCCTCTCAAGCACCATCGACGGCGTGACGGCGTTTCGCATGCCGATCGGCCCGAGAAACCCGGAACTGGTCGGGGACGTCGTCGACCTCGCGGCGAGGGAAGGCGGGGATACGCCCCTGTGGGTCCTCGACCCGGCAAATGAAGCGCTGATCCGGGAACTCTACCCGGCCCTCCCCCTCCATGCAAACCGGAACTTCTTCGACTACATCTACCGGACCGAAGCCCTCGCCGACCTCGCCGGGAAGGGCTACGCCACTATCCGGCGCCAGGTCAACCGGTTCGGGCGGGAATACCAGTATACGGTCGAGAAGATCACGGAGGAGAACATCAACGAGGTCTGGGAGTTCCTGGTCGTCTGGTGCGAGTGGCGGGACTGCGACTCCGAACCGGTTCTTGCCGCCGAGAAAGAGGCCATCCTCTTTGCCGTGAACCACTTCTTCCCCATCGGGCTTGAAGGATGGATCGTCAGGATCGGCGGCACCATCGGGGCGATATCGATCGTCGGTCCGGTCAACGAATCTATGGCGGTAGTCCACTTCGAGAAGGCGCTCCCCGAGACCTACCCGGGCATTTACAAGGTGATCACGACCGAGACGGCGGCGGGGCTCCGGGACCGCTACCGCTACGTCAACCGCGAGTGCGACATGGGCGTGCCCGGGCTCCGCGAATCGAAGACGCGTTACCACCCCGCCTACATGGTCGAGGTGTACTACGCAACCCGGGAAGATCTGGAGGCGTGCTGCCGGTGA
- a CDS encoding dihydroorotase has translation MTADIVLRNVTLPTGRRADIAVADGLVRHVGAAVRADETIDCTGYTCLPGAVDMHVHMRGGVQAGKEDWRTGTTSAVAGGVTVVVDQPNTVPPITTPELLRARVREAEERAVCGFAVNAAVVPDADLAGMCRAGAMAFGETFAAPSSYGEGLDAETLRGLFDRIHALEGLVTIHAEEVSGPAPATLADHDRARSGAGEARAVQKIAGLAPAGMQLHFCHLSTAASVRAARGTVEVTPHHLFLSHDNFDPDDTRARVNPPLRDEKTRRDLWSCWDRIDVVASDHAPHTVPEKSVPFETAPSGIPGVETMVPLLMAAVQSGRITLASVIEKTSWKPAAILGIPHAGFEPGDRADYALYPDEITRIDASRLHTKCGWSPFEGLEAVFPEEVIVGGTRAYAHGDLREERPVWYPGRGYLPL, from the coding sequence GTGACCGCCGATATCGTGCTCCGGAACGTGACGCTCCCGACGGGGCGGCGCGCCGATATCGCCGTCGCCGACGGCCTCGTCCGGCACGTCGGCGCGGCGGTTCGTGCCGACGAGACGATCGACTGCACCGGGTATACCTGCCTTCCGGGTGCGGTCGACATGCACGTCCACATGCGGGGAGGGGTGCAGGCCGGGAAGGAGGACTGGCGGACGGGCACGACGAGCGCGGTCGCCGGCGGGGTGACGGTCGTCGTCGACCAGCCGAACACCGTCCCCCCCATCACCACGCCCGAACTCCTCCGGGCACGCGTCCGCGAGGCGGAGGAGCGGGCGGTATGCGGGTTCGCGGTGAACGCAGCCGTTGTGCCGGACGCCGATCTGGCCGGGATGTGCCGTGCCGGCGCAATGGCATTCGGGGAGACCTTCGCCGCTCCGTCGAGCTACGGTGAGGGGCTCGATGCGGAGACGCTCAGAGGGTTGTTTGACCGCATCCACGCCCTCGAAGGGCTCGTGACCATCCACGCCGAGGAGGTCTCTGGGCCGGCGCCGGCGACGCTCGCCGATCACGACCGCGCACGGTCCGGCGCCGGTGAGGCGCGCGCCGTGCAAAAGATCGCCGGCCTCGCCCCGGCAGGGATGCAACTCCACTTCTGCCACCTCAGCACCGCCGCCTCGGTCAGGGCCGCGCGCGGTACGGTGGAGGTGACGCCGCACCACCTCTTCCTCTCGCACGATAACTTCGATCCGGACGACACCCGGGCCCGGGTGAACCCGCCGCTCAGGGACGAGAAGACCCGGCGCGATCTCTGGTCGTGTTGGGACAGGATAGACGTCGTCGCCTCCGATCACGCCCCGCACACGGTTCCAGAGAAGTCCGTGCCGTTCGAGACCGCCCCCTCCGGCATCCCCGGTGTCGAGACGATGGTGCCGCTCCTGATGGCGGCGGTGCAGAGTGGGCGGATCACCCTCGCCTCGGTGATCGAGAAGACGTCGTGGAAGCCTGCAGCCATCCTCGGCATCCCGCACGCGGGATTCGAGCCGGGCGACCGGGCGGACTATGCCCTCTACCCGGACGAGATCACCCGGATCGACGCCTCGCGTCTCCATACAAAGTGCGGCTGGTCGCCGTTCGAGGGGCTCGAAGCGGTCTTCCCGGAGGAGGTGATCGTCGGGGGAACGCGGGCCTACGCCCACGGCGATCTCCGGGAGGAGCGTCCGGTGTGGTATCCCGGGCGAGGATATTTACCCTTGTAA
- a CDS encoding GNAT family N-acetyltransferase — protein MTEEAGIEVRLVNVWDVETIADLYRAGGWWNERWDPADLAALIAGSFAFAVAIDRTTGKAVGMGRVISDGVSDGYIQDLVVLPRYRGRGIGTMVLSALLDYCTSAGVAWIALVAEPGTEPFYTALGFRRMEGHTPMRWYPDRR, from the coding sequence ATGACGGAGGAGGCGGGCATCGAGGTGCGTCTGGTGAACGTCTGGGACGTGGAGACGATCGCCGACCTCTACCGGGCGGGCGGCTGGTGGAACGAGCGATGGGACCCTGCCGATCTCGCCGCCCTCATCGCGGGAAGTTTCGCCTTCGCCGTCGCCATCGACCGGACGACCGGCAAAGCGGTCGGCATGGGCAGGGTGATCTCGGACGGGGTCTCGGACGGCTACATCCAGGATCTGGTCGTCCTGCCGCGCTACCGGGGCCGGGGCATCGGAACGATGGTCTTATCTGCGCTGCTCGATTACTGTACGTCTGCAGGTGTCGCCTGGATCGCCCTCGTCGCCGAACCCGGAACCGAGCCGTTCTACACCGCACTCGGTTTTCGGAGGATGGAAGGGCACACACCCATGCGGTGGTACCCGGATAGGAGGTAA
- a CDS encoding ATP-grasp domain-containing protein, which produces MIHIVPKPTDTPDDNSTGAVMRELERAGARYGVLDLGAVDPLDSGLENELIWVCGIRQDGHQFETLNVLSLHNRVINTPESIVACASKVMTTALLLANNVRTPETAYMQSEEQARKFLLRHGKVVYKPLYGYDGNGIRLVTEPGELGPGPWYLQEYVKNDRDFRVFVLGGEAVGAIARVSDTLMHNIHQGGTGMPVAIDEEMRATADAAAAAIGIDYCGVDLLRDRDGYTVLEVNGTPNWHCMAAPIPELLARYLIEREREMRA; this is translated from the coding sequence ATGATCCACATCGTACCAAAACCGACCGATACGCCGGACGACAACTCGACCGGCGCTGTTATGCGGGAGCTGGAGAGGGCCGGTGCCCGATACGGGGTTCTCGATCTCGGCGCAGTCGACCCCCTCGATTCCGGACTTGAGAACGAACTCATCTGGGTCTGCGGTATCCGGCAGGACGGGCACCAGTTCGAGACCTTAAACGTGCTCTCGCTCCATAACCGGGTGATCAACACGCCCGAAAGCATCGTTGCCTGCGCATCCAAGGTGATGACGACGGCACTCCTCCTCGCAAACAATGTGAGGACGCCGGAGACGGCCTACATGCAGTCGGAGGAGCAGGCGCGGAAATTTCTCCTGCGGCACGGAAAAGTCGTCTATAAGCCGCTGTATGGGTATGACGGAAACGGCATCCGGCTCGTGACGGAGCCGGGGGAACTCGGCCCGGGGCCCTGGTACCTGCAGGAGTACGTGAAAAACGACCGGGACTTCCGCGTCTTCGTCCTCGGCGGCGAGGCCGTCGGTGCGATAGCCCGGGTCTCCGATACCCTGATGCACAATATCCACCAGGGCGGGACCGGGATGCCGGTCGCGATCGACGAGGAGATGCGCGCCACTGCCGATGCGGCGGCGGCGGCGATCGGGATCGACTACTGCGGCGTCGATCTCCTCCGTGACCGGGACGGCTACACGGTCCTCGAGGTGAACGGGACGCCGAACTGGCACTGCATGGCGGCACCCATCCCGGAGCTGCTCGCTCGATACCTCATCGAGCGCGAACGCGAGATGCGTGCCTGA
- a CDS encoding UPF0058 family protein, with product MHKEELIALHGILTEIKDFFELQNQELKFSQYYALKIDPSQVHKSKMEHKYAIFVLGTELANAMKDVEFSSSGRISARMKELAEKTLKEIEYLQ from the coding sequence ATGCACAAGGAAGAGTTAATAGCCTTACATGGGATTCTTACTGAGATTAAAGACTTTTTTGAGTTGCAGAACCAGGAACTGAAATTTTCACAATATTACGCGTTGAAGATAGACCCTTCTCAGGTGCATAAGAGCAAGATGGAACATAAGTACGCAATATTCGTGCTCGGCACGGAACTTGCGAATGCCATGAAGGATGTGGAGTTCTCGTCATCCGGCCGGATCTCCGCCAGGATGAAGGAACTTGCAGAGAAGACCTTGAAAGAGATAGAGTATCTCCAGTAG